The Candidatus Acidiferrales bacterium genome contains the following window.
TCCGAAAACTCTGCCCGTAAGCAACTCGCCGCCGGGCGTGGCGACCACGGCATGTCCGATCTCTGGCGCTTCGGTCGGAGCGGCTGGATTGGGCGCGCTATCGACTTATGCCAGCTACGATCACTTCGCGCATGGCGATGTGATGTGGAAGCCCTCGAAGCGCGTGACCACGGCCTTGGGGTATAGCGGCAGCATCGTCCGCGGCAATACGATTTTTCTGAATCCGCTCGCGCCTTCCGGAACGCTGGATTACAACTATCTGATGCCGTACGGCTCGGTCACAATTGATATGGTCAAAGGCTTCAGCTATAAGATGGCCTGGAATTACTATGGATTTAACGAGACGGGAAACACAAACCCGTTTGGATTGGCCGCGATACCTCTGCAAGACTTTAATGGAAGCAATATCACGTTTTCCGTGCGTGACACATTTTGAGTGATTCATCCGGGAGGAGCAGATTGCGATTGATTTTTCGTACTCGGGAGGCAGGTCAGATGAATAGCCTATTGCGTCGAGTGAGCCAAGCGCTGGGTCTTGCAGCCGCGTTCCTGTTTGCGCTCAATATTTCTGCGCGCGCGGATGATTCGGCGAGTCTATACAAGGCAAAGTGCGCTGTGTGCCATGCGCCCGACGGCAGCGGCAACAACGTCATGGGAAAGCAACTTGGCGCTAAAGATTTGCGCTCGGAGGAAGTGCAGAAGAAATCCGATGCGGACCTGAACGGCGTTGTCACGAACGGTATGGCGCCGAAGATGCCGGCGTATAAGGACAAATTGACCGCCGACCAGATCAAGGGGCTTGTCGTCTATATTCGCGAACTGGCGAAAAAATAATCAGGCCCCTGGCACAACATCTCCAATGAAATTTCGCCGAACCCAGAGGCAGAAGTATAGTAGAACGTGCCCGAGGAGTTGACCTTCGCCACCATCGCTCCTCCGTAAACGCTAAATTGGTCAGAATTGTGCTATCGAACTGCGCTGTGGATGCCGCAAGTGTCTATCCCACATACGGAAAGCCTTTCGATTTGATTTTCCGACAGACGAAAAATGAGGGATGGCGCACCCAAGGGGACGATTTTAGAACTTTTCTGGCTGGATTTGTGTCAAGTTTGCTACAGATTGACTGTCCTGAAGGAACTAGGAGTCTCTGGAGGGTCTGCGGCTAAAAGCGCTCCGCTTTCGGGCGGCATGGCTGCTGCGATAATCTTCAAGCTCTGCATCTGTAATACGAAAAAGGGATTCCGAAGGATGATTTTCGCAGGCGGCTAGTTCGCGCCGAAGCTTGAGCGAACATACGTCCGGCGCATCTTGAAAGCTGACACGGCGCGCGCAAAATGCTTCCTGCGTGATGCTGATGGTAAATTCGCGCGTTTCGCTGGAAGCCTCACGCACCATGAAACTGTATTCGCGAACAGTAACCTTCGACTGGAAGCCTATAAATTGTATCAGGATTTCTTTGGTCACTTGGGAGCCTCATTTCGTGGCAGCGAGCTGCAGCGAGCCCGTTTCAGCGGGCTCGCCTGTTTACCGCTAGAGGGCGGTGACGCTTGATGCCTGCAGGCCCTTGGGCCCCTTGGTCACTTCGAATTCAACCGCCTGTGCCTCGTTAAGCGACTTATACCCCTCCGACTGGATCGCGGAGAAATGGACGAAAACGTCCTCGCCGGACTGACGCTGGATGAATCCAAAGCCCTTGCTGGCATTAAACCACTTCACTGTTCCTTGTTCTCTCAACTTTGCTTCTCTTTTCTGTTTGAGCTATTTGGTGCTACTTCTCCACCGCCTCCAGGCACAAAAAAAGCTGCAAGTGTGGACTTGCAGCCCCTTCAACAATTCTAAAGGTTTTACAAGAGCAACAAACGCACCCCTATTATCGCCTGTTCTTGGTGCGGTGTCCATATCAATTCCGCGCCTTCCGTCATTTTGCAACAACAAAACGCGGCGGCCACGGGAGTCGTTCAAGGCACAGTGTATAAGAAACTGGCGCGCCCGGAGAGATTCGAACTCCCGACCTTCTGGTTCGTAGCCAGACGCTCTATCCAGCTGAGCTACGGGCGCTTTGAGTGCAACTGTCTCAGTTTACGACGCGGGTCGCTTTTGCTGCAACCGCGAACTGTTTTTTTCTCACTCGCGGGATGTATATCTTCCGTTTGGATGCGTGGGCTATCCGCGAAACATCTAGTTTGCTCTGGGCGGAACGGAGAAAAGCGGACCCGGAGTGGAGGGCCGGCCACTTATCCGGCGTTTCTGTTCGATGTGCGATGCTCTTCGCCGCCTGCCCCGCGAGGTTCACATTTCGACTGTTGGGATGCGGGATTCTTGCGCGAAGGAAAGAGTTACCGATAGACTGGACAAACGATGGAAGAAGGTAATACGCGGATAGTCAAATCTGTTTGTGGCACGAAACACATCGCGGCCGCGATTCGCCAGGTTGAATCATGTGCGAGTCCGGCGA
Protein-coding sequences here:
- a CDS encoding cytochrome c → MNSLLRRVSQALGLAAAFLFALNISARADDSASLYKAKCAVCHAPDGSGNNVMGKQLGAKDLRSEEVQKKSDADLNGVVTNGMAPKMPAYKDKLTADQIKGLVVYIRELAKK
- a CDS encoding cold-shock protein, with the protein product MREQGTVKWFNASKGFGFIQRQSGEDVFVHFSAIQSEGYKSLNEAQAVEFEVTKGPKGLQASSVTAL